From the genome of Streptomyces puniciscabiei:
GCAGGTGGGGGAACAAACGGCGTGGCGCACGGGGTGCTGCCGGCGGACACCACCGAAGAGGTACGGACGCGGGGGGCGGGCGTTTCAACACAGGTGGCCGTCCTTCCCGTGGGCAGTTTCGAACAGCACGGTCCGTTCCTTCCGCTGGCGACCGACACGCTCGTCGCCTGTGCCGTGGCGCGGGAGATCGCCGCCGCGTACCCGGTGCACCTCCTTCCTCCGGTGACGGTCTCCTGCTCGCACGAGCACGCGGGCTGGCCGGGGACCGTCAGCATCTCCGCCGTGACCCTCCATGCGGTGGTCTCGGACATCGCCGCGTCGCTGCGCCGCTCCGGCGTCGACGCGCTCGTCGTCGTCAACGGGCACGGCGGCAACTACGTTCTGGGCAACGTCGTCCAGGAGGCCTCCGCACGCGGTGAGCGGATGGCGCTGTTCCCGGCCGCCGAGGACTGGGAGGCGGCTCGGGAGCGGGCGGGGGTGCGTACCTCGCTGCTCACCGACATGCACGCCGGGGAAATCGAGACCTCGATTCTGCTGCACGCTCATCCCGAATTCGTCCGCCCTGGTTACGAGTCCGCTGATTTCACCACTGACGACCGTCGTCATCTGCTCACCGTGGGAATGTCCGCCTATACCGAATCGGGCGTCATCGGCCGTCCTTCCCTCGGATCGGCGGAAAAGGGGAAGGCACTGCTGGCGAGCCTGGCGGAATCCTTCGAGCCGTATTTCGCACTGCTCACGTCGGCGACGGAACACGGGTAGCCGGGGGCGAGCGCCGGGCCCGCGCCGACCGCAGTGTCCCGTCCGGACGCCGAGTCGTGCGCGGACACGGGGCCGCGCGAGGGCGCGGTGTCCGGCGCGGGCGCCGTGGCTTGCCCGCGCGCGGCGCCACGCGAGAGCACGGAGTCCGGCGCGGGCGCCGTGGCTTGTCCGCGCGCGGCGTCATGCGAGAGCACGGAGTCCGATGCAGACTCCGTGGCTTCTCCACGCCTGACGCCATGCGTGGGCGCGGAGTCCGATGCAGACTCCGTGGCTTCTCCACGCCTGACGCCATGCGAGAGCACGGAGTCCGCCGCAGACGCCGTGGCTTGCTCGCGCGCGGCGCCACGCGAGAGCACGGAGTCCGGCGCGGGCGCCGTGGCTTGTCCGCGCGCGGCGTCATGCGTGGGCGTGGGGCCATGCGCCACCCAGTCCTGTCCGGGCGTCGCATCCTGTCCGCGCGCAGGGTCATGCGCGCGCCCGGGACCGTGCGCGGACGCGGGGTGCTGTGGAGGCCGTGGGTCGTGCGGTACGGAAGCCGGGGCCGGGTCCGTCGGGGCGGGGGCCGGCTGGCCGGTGGCCTGGGGAGCCGCCGTGGCGCGCAGGCCGGAGTACCAGCGGACGGTGAGGACGATGGCGCCGGGCAGGCTCGCCACGAAACTCAGCACGCCGTACACGACGGCGACGGCGACCCCGGTGCTCGCGCCGAGTCCCGCGGCGCCGAACGCCCAGGCGGTGACGCCCTCGCGGGGCCCGAAGCCGCCGACGTTCAGCGGCAGCCCCATGGCGACCAGGGCGAGGACCGCGAGCGGGACCAGCTCCACGACGGCGGCGGCGGAGCCGGCGACCCGGGCCGCCACGACGAACATCGCCACGTGCCCGGCCAGGACGACGGCGGAGGACAGCGCGATGCCCGGACCGCCCCGGCGGGAGAACAGGCCCTGGCGCACCTCGCCGAGGGCGGCGCGCACACCCCCGGCCCGGCGGGAGGACGTACGGTTCATGCGCACGGCGAGGCCGACGGCGAGCGCGCCGACCACCGCGAGGGCCACCATCGGGGCGAAGTCGCGGGCCTCGGCGCGGACCGGGGACGGCAGCGTCGGCAGCGCCGCCACGGCCAGCACGGCCAGCGCGAGCTGCCCGGCGACGCGTTCCAGTACGACGGCCTTCACCCCCCGCCGCAGGTCACCGGTGCTCTGTCCGTGCCGGACCGCCCGGTGCACATCGCCCAGGATCCCGCCGGGCAGCGCCGCGTTCAGGAACAGCGCCCGGTAGTAGTCGGCGACGGCCGGGCCCAGCGGCAGCCGGATGCCCAGGCCCCGGGCCACCAACTGCCAGCGCCAGGCGCTGAGTACGGTGGTCACCGCGCCGATGCCGAGCGCCACCAGCACCGTCGCGGTGTCGATCCGCCGCAGCCCGTCGACGAGCACGCCCGTACCCAGCCGCCACAGCAGCGCCCCGAGGATGACCGCACCGGCGACGGTCCCGAAGTGCGTACGCAGCGCGCGGAAGCGGGGGCGCCGGGGCGCGGAGGGCTGGGGCGGCTGCGGGAGCGAGGGCTGCGGTTGCGTAACCCCGGTCCCGGCCCTGCGAGCCGTCCGCGCGGTGCCCGCAGCGGCCACGCGCGCGTGCATCGTGCCGACGCCGTACACGCACACATCGGCCGGCCCGCCGCCGTGCACGCGTGCGTGCGCCGTGCCGGAGGGCGTCGCCGGCCGCGAGCTCATGACGCGCCGCCCGTCGGCCGGGGCAGGGCCAGCAGGTCGCTGTGGTGGACGACGGCCCGCAGCTCACCGGCCGCGCAGGCGGCGAGCCGGTCCCGCAGATACCGCTCGGCGCGGTCGCGCAGCGCGGGCCGCTGTTCCACGGCCGCGCCCACCCAGCCGCGCAGCCACTGCTCGATCAGCGCCGACTCCCCGGGACCGAGCCGCCAAGGGCTCGGGTGCACGCGTACGGAGGCTCCGCGCGCGGCGAACGCCTCGCAGGCCACGGTGACCGCGTCCGGGCCGAGCAGCCCGGCGCGCCGCTGATGGGCGTTGAACGCCTCGGCGATCTCCGCGTCCAGCGGGTCGGCCGGGGTGAGTTCGACGCGCCCGGCGACCGAAAGGGTGAGCAGCGCGGGGCAACCGGCCCCGGCGCAGGCGTCGACGAGGGTGACGACCTCCTCACGGGTGAGCACGTCGAGCAGCGCGGAGGCGGTGACCAGCGAGGCCCCGGCCAGCGCGTCCGGCGTCAGCCGGGCGACGTCGCCGCGCCGGGTCTCCACGGTGACGCTGCTGCCGTCGGCGGCGGAGCGCGGGGAGCCCACGGCGGCGAAGTGCAGCAGATAGGGGTCGCGGTCGTGCAGGACCCAGTGCTGGGGGCCGTCCAGGCGGGGCGCGAGCCAGCGGCCCATGGAGCCGGTGCCGCAGCCCAGGTCGTGCACGGCGAGGGCGCCGGTGTGGCCCGGCAGGTTCGCCAGCCGGATCCGCAGGGGGTCCAGCAGGTCCTGCGCGCGGGCGGTGGCGTCGGCCCCTTCCCGCAACCTGAGCCATTCGGGCGCGTAGCGGGGCGCCTCCTCGGCTTCGTCGTGCCGCAGCCGCACGGTGGCCCGCTCACCGGGACGGCCGACGGGCCCGGCCCCGGCGACGACCGGGGCGTCCACGCCGCGCGGCCCCTCGTCGACGGCACCGTTGCGCCCCGTACCGGACGCCTCCGAACTCGCCCCGTCGTCCGGGACACCGGCCCTCTTGCCACCGGCCTCGCGCGCCGGCTCCCTCTCGTCCTCGGCCTGCCGCAGCGGACCCACCGCCCTCCGTCCGGTCTGGGCCGGGATCGACGCCATGCCGTTCGTCGTGGTCTCCGGCGTGGTCATGCCGCCCTCCTCGGGGCTTCGGGGAGTCGTGCGAGGACTCCGGCCAGGCTGCGGGCGGTGGTGGCCCAGCCGTCGAGCGCGGCGCGGCGGCCGCGCGCGGCGGCCTTGAGGCGGCGGCGTACGTCGGGCTCGCCGAACCAGCCGCGCAGTTCGGCAGCGAGAGCGGCGGGGTCCTCCGGCGGGACGAGGATGCCGGGCACCCCGCCGTCGGGGGCGCGGCCGACCGCCTCCGGCAGTCCGCCCACGTCGGTGGCGAGGACCGGGATGCCGCGGGCCAGGGCCTCGGTGACCGCCATGCCGTAGGTCTCGGCGTAGGAGGTGAGGACCATCAGGTCGGCGGCCGCGTACGTGGCGTCGAGGTCGGCGCCGGAACGCGGGCCGGTCAGGTGCAGCCGGTCGCCGAGGCCGTACCGGGCGATCAGCTCCCGCAAGTGGGCCACGTACGCGGGGTCGTGGCCGAGTCCGCCGACCAGCTCGCAGGTCCACGGCAGGTCCCGTACCGCCGCGAGCGCCTCCACGAGCCGGTGCTGGCCCTTGCGCGGGGTGACGGCGGCCACGCACAGCAGCCGGGAGACGCCGTCGGTGCCGGGCGCGAGGGGCGCGATGTCGGCGCCGGGGGCTGCCACGTGCACCCGTTCGGGGGCGAGCCCGTGGTGGGAGACGAGCCGCCGTACGGCCCAGTCGCTGGTGGCGATGACGGCGGGCGCGGCGCGCAGCACGGCACGT
Proteins encoded in this window:
- a CDS encoding creatininase family protein is translated as MSGSGARAAAGGGTNGVAHGVLPADTTEEVRTRGAGVSTQVAVLPVGSFEQHGPFLPLATDTLVACAVAREIAAAYPVHLLPPVTVSCSHEHAGWPGTVSISAVTLHAVVSDIAASLRRSGVDALVVVNGHGGNYVLGNVVQEASARGERMALFPAAEDWEAARERAGVRTSLLTDMHAGEIETSILLHAHPEFVRPGYESADFTTDDRRHLLTVGMSAYTESGVIGRPSLGSAEKGKALLASLAESFEPYFALLTSATEHG
- a CDS encoding class I SAM-dependent methyltransferase, whose protein sequence is MTTPETTTNGMASIPAQTGRRAVGPLRQAEDEREPAREAGGKRAGVPDDGASSEASGTGRNGAVDEGPRGVDAPVVAGAGPVGRPGERATVRLRHDEAEEAPRYAPEWLRLREGADATARAQDLLDPLRIRLANLPGHTGALAVHDLGCGTGSMGRWLAPRLDGPQHWVLHDRDPYLLHFAAVGSPRSAADGSSVTVETRRGDVARLTPDALAGASLVTASALLDVLTREEVVTLVDACAGAGCPALLTLSVAGRVELTPADPLDAEIAEAFNAHQRRAGLLGPDAVTVACEAFAARGASVRVHPSPWRLGPGESALIEQWLRGWVGAAVEQRPALRDRAERYLRDRLAACAAGELRAVVHHSDLLALPRPTGGAS
- a CDS encoding glycosyltransferase family 4 protein, translated to MGELRAWPVTGATTRTRLSYVPAQPTTSEKPGIIPMSLRTVHFVVPGGVDDPAAPSGGNAYDRRVCLDLPGFGWQVTRHGAPGTWPRPDRAARDHLARTLGELPDDAVVLLDGIVACGVPDIVTPHADRLRLAVLVHLPLGDETGLDPAVAADLDARERAVLRAAPAVIATSDWAVRRLVSHHGLAPERVHVAAPGADIAPLAPGTDGVSRLLCVAAVTPRKGQHRLVEALAAVRDLPWTCELVGGLGHDPAYVAHLRELIARYGLGDRLHLTGPRSGADLDATYAAADLMVLTSYAETYGMAVTEALARGIPVLATDVGGLPEAVGRAPDGGVPGILVPPEDPAALAAELRGWFGEPDVRRRLKAAARGRRAALDGWATTARSLAGVLARLPEAPRRAA